A window of the Gossypium hirsutum isolate 1008001.06 chromosome A05, Gossypium_hirsutum_v2.1, whole genome shotgun sequence genome harbors these coding sequences:
- the LOC107960443 gene encoding probable alpha,alpha-trehalose-phosphate synthase [UDP-forming] 7 — MMSRSYTNLLDLASGNFPVMGQPREKKRLPRVMTVPGVISELDDDQANSVASDVPSSIIQDRIIIVANQLPVKAKRRPDNKGWSFSWDDDSLLLQLKDGLPEEMEVLYIGSLKVDVDPSEQDDVSQLLLDRFKCVPAFLPPDILTKFYHGFCKQHLWPLFHYMLPFSANHGGRFYRSLWEAYVAANKIFSQRVIEVINPEDDYVWIHDYHLMVLPTFLRRRFNRLRMGFFLHSPFPSSEIYRTLPVREEILKALLNSDLIGFHTFDYARHFLSCCSRMLGLEYQSKRGYIGLEYYGRTIGIKIMPVGIHMAQIESVLRLADKEWRVGELKQQFEGKTVLLGVDDMDVFKGVNLKLLAMEQMLKQHPKWQGRAVLVQIANPARGRGQDLEEIQAEITASCKRINETFGQPGYEPIVFIDRPVSLSERVAYYSVAECVVVTAVRDGMNLTPYEYIVCRQGVSESESSSESSGSKKSMLVVSEFIGCSPSLSGAIRVNPWNIETTAEAMNEAISMADAEKQLRHEKHYRYVSSHDVAFWSRSFFQDMERTCKDHFRRRCWGIGLSFGFRVVALDPNFRKLSIDHIVSVYLRSKNRAILLDYDGTVMPQTSHNKTPSSEVISIINTLSSDIENTVFVVSGRGKDSLAQWFSPCKKLGIAAEHGYFMRWSANDNWEVCGQNSEFGWKEIAEPVMKLYTEATDGSSIETKESALVWHHRDADPGFGSSQAKEMLDHLESVLANEPVTVKSGQFIVEVKPQGVSKGVVAEKIFTTMAESGRQADFVLCIGDDRSDEEMFEIISSAISSGVLSSNTSVFACTVGQKPSKAKYYLDDPAEVVNMLESLAEASDPEPFSDTRSEDSI; from the exons ATGATGTCAAGATCATATACCAATCTTTTAGATCTAGCTTCTGGTAATTTCCCGGTAATGGGTCAACCTCGTGAAAAGAAACGGCTGCCACGAGTAATGACCGTTCCAGGGGTTATTTCAGAGCTTGACGATGACCAGGCTAATAGTGTGGCCTCAGATGTGCCCTCCTCGATTATTCAAGACAGAATTATCATCGTAGCTAATCAGCTCCCAGTTAAAGCTAAACGGAGACCTGACAATAAAGGGTGGAGTTTTAGTTGGGATGACGATTCGTTGTTGTTACAATTAAAAGATGGTTTGCCTGAAGAAATGGAAGTTTTGTATATTGGTTCTTTGAAGGTTGATGTTGATCCAAGTGAACAAGATGATGTGTCACAGCTTTTGTTGGATAGATTTAAATGTGTCCCTGCATTTCTTCCTCCTGACATTTTGACCAAGTTCTATCACGGTTTCTGTAAACAGCATTTGTGGCCTCTTTTCCATTATATGCTTCCATTTTCAGCAAATCATGGGGGCAGGTTTTATAGGTCTTTATGGGAGGCATACGTTGCCGCTAACAAGATTTTCTCTCAAAGGGTTATTGAAGTTATAAACCCAGAAGACGATTATGTTTGGATCCATGATTATCATTTGATGGTACTACCTACCTTCTTGAGGAGAAGGTTTAATAGATTGAGAATGGGGTTTTTTCTTCATAGTCCATTCCCTTCATCTGAGATATATAGGACTTTACCTGTGAGGGAAGAGATCCTAAAGGCACTCTTGAATTCAGACCTCATTGGTTTTCATACTTTTGATTATGCTCGGCATTTTCTGTCTTGCTGTAGTCGAATGTTAGGTTTAGAGTATCAGTCAAAGAGAGGTTATATTGGACTGGAGTACTATGGAAGGACAATTGGTATAAAAATCATGCCTGTTGGAATCCACATGGCTCAGATTGAGTCTGTATTGAGACTTGCGGATAAGGAGTGGAGAGTAGGGGAGCTTAAACAACAGTTTGAGGGAAAGACTGTATTGCTTGGAGTTGATGATATGGATGTCTTTAAGGGTGTCAACTTGAAGCTGCTGGCAATGGAGCAGATGCTGAAACAGCACCCGAAGTGGCAGGGGAGAGCAGTTTTGGTACAGATCGCAAACCCAGCCAGGGGTAGAGGGCAAGATCTTGAGGAGATTCAGGCTGAAATAACAGCAAGCTGTAAGAGAATCAATGAGACTTTTGGGCAACCTGGTTATGAACCAATTGTCTTCATTGATAGGCCTGTATCCCTGAGTGAAAGGGTTGCTTACTACAGTGTAGCTGAGTGTGTTGTAGTCACAGCTGTGAGGGATGGAATGAATCTTACTCCTTACGAGTATATTGTGTGTCGGCAGGGAGTATCTGAATCAGAGTCTTCCTCAGAATCAAGTGGGTCCAAGAAGAGCATGCTAGTTGTATCAGAGTTCATTGGTTGCTCTCCTTCACTCAGTGGTGCAATTCGGGTAAATCCTTGGAATATTGAAACAACTGCGGAGGCAATGAATGAGGCAATCTCTATGGCTGATGCTGAGAAACAGCTTCGCCACGAGAAGCATTATAGGTATGTTAGCTCACATGATGTGGCATTTTGGTCCCGGAGCTTCTTCCAAGATATGGAAAGGACATGTAAAGACCACTTCAGAAGACGTTGTTGGGGAATTGGTTTGAGCTTTGGGTTCAGAGTTGTAGCTCTTGATCCTAACTTCAGAAAGTTGTCTATTGATCACATTGTATCTGTGTATCTGAGGTCCAAAAACAGGGCTATATTATTGGACTATGATGGAACAGTAATGCCTCAAACATCACATAACAAGACTCCAAGTTCAGAGGTTATATCGATCATAAACACACTCTCCAGTGATATCGAGAATACTGTCTTTGTTGTAAGTGGAAGAGGAAAGGACAGTTTAGCCCAGTGGTTTTCTCCATGTAAGAAACTTGGTATTGCTGCTGAACATGGTTATTTCATGAG GTGGTCTGCTAATGACAATTGGGAAGTTTGTGGGCAGAATAGTGAATTTGGGTGGAAGGAAATAGCTGAGCCTGTTATGAAGTTGTATACAGAGGCCACTGATGGCTCCTCTATTGAAACCAAGGAGAGTGCTTTGGTCTGGCACCATCGCGATGCGGACCCAGGTTTTGGATCTAGCCAGGCCAAGGAGATGTTAGACCATCTTGAGAGTGTATTAGCAAATGAACCTGTGACTGTGAAAAGTGGACAGTTTATTGTCGAAGTGAAACCACAG GGAGTCAGTAAAGGTGTGGTTGCCGAAAAGATCTTCACAACCATGGCTGAGAGTGGAAGGCAGGCTGATTTTGTTCTCTGCATTGGCGATGACAGATCTGATGAGGAGATGTTTGAGATAATCAGTAGTGCAATTTCCAGTGGTGTCCTCTCCTCGAATACATCTGTATTTGCCTGCACAGTTGGTCAGAAACCTAGCAAAGCCAAGTATTATTTGGATGATCCAGCTGAGGTTGTAAACATGCTTGAATCTCTTGCAGAAGCTTCAGATCCTGAACCCTTCTCAGACACCAGATCAGAAGACTCCATTTGA